A single window of Pyxidicoccus xibeiensis DNA harbors:
- a CDS encoding glutathione S-transferase N-terminal domain-containing protein: MKVYGHPMSTCTRKVLTTLAEKGHEAQFVLVDLMKGEHKQPAHVARQPFGVIPAFEDDDGFMIYESRAIIRYLDRKLPGPSLTPSNPQAYGRMEQSISVEQSYFTPAAMKVIWERFFKPHMGGGTADEARIAEGLQGVEKVFAIIDPVLGKQQYFAGDSFSLAEVSWLPYMEFFVASGGMELIGKYKNVAAWWERVSTRPSWKKVTGR, from the coding sequence ATGAAGGTCTACGGCCACCCGATGAGCACCTGTACGCGCAAGGTCCTCACCACGCTGGCGGAGAAGGGGCACGAGGCGCAGTTCGTCCTCGTGGACCTGATGAAGGGCGAGCACAAGCAGCCCGCGCACGTGGCCCGGCAGCCGTTCGGTGTCATCCCCGCCTTCGAGGACGACGACGGCTTCATGATTTACGAGTCGCGCGCCATCATTCGCTACCTGGACCGCAAGCTGCCGGGGCCCTCGCTCACGCCGTCCAACCCGCAGGCGTATGGGCGGATGGAGCAGTCCATCAGCGTGGAGCAGTCCTACTTCACGCCGGCGGCGATGAAGGTCATCTGGGAGCGGTTCTTCAAGCCGCACATGGGCGGAGGCACCGCGGACGAGGCCCGCATCGCGGAGGGGCTCCAGGGCGTGGAGAAGGTCTTCGCCATCATCGACCCGGTGCTGGGCAAGCAGCAGTACTTCGCGGGTGACAGCTTCTCGCTCGCCGAGGTGTCGTGGCTGCCGTACATGGAGTTCTTCGTCGCGTCCGGCGGGATGGAGCTCATCGGCAAGTACAAGAACGTGGCCGCCTGGTGGGAGCGCGTCAGCACCCGCCCGTCGTGGAAGAAGGTCACCGGCCGGTAG
- the priA gene encoding replication restart helicase PriA translates to MEQQPLWDDTRMEPEEASSTRGSMAVRTSGARSRRELSEREGAATVGAAVSAPVLASIAVGRPVRGEFTYAVPAELAGNLAPGQRVLVPFGRGTALGFYLGPASPPADETVKLKPIQRVLEDSPSLPRDLIALLRFAAVHYRHPLGEVIRGALPPGLSKAVDEKEARPDVQHFAVALVSEVPPALTRAPAQSAALAYLLAVGGSAPLEEVSHAIPGARETLKKLAARGLARIEEKQLEAGVKEGLIQGRPDRLTSEQDAAGLELRAALDAGAFQPFLLHGVTGSGKTEVYLRAAEHTLALGKGSLILVPEIALTPQLVGRFRSRFGAEVAVLHSGLKDRERLFHWQALRRGDVKIAVGVRSAVFAPVDNLGLIVVDEEHDPSFKQEDKLRYQARDLAVVRGKQAGAVVVLGSATPSLETLENVKRGRYRLLELKNRVDDRPMPTIEMVDLRVERPREGMVTEEAPILSPPLLAAMEETIGRGQQVILFLNRRGHSTVLLCEVCGLSLKCSECDVCLTHHRSQNRVVCHYCGLSMPLPDRCLECTGPMLKLGIGTEKVEAEVLERIPTARVARLDRDSATSAERLTEMLASFARRELDVLVGTQMVAKGHDFPGVTLVCVVMADTSLAIPDFRAAERTFHLLTQVSGRAGRGKDPGKVLVQTYNPDAEPVKRVLAHDFDGFASRELEWRRALAYPPFSRMAAIRLEGEHPEQTASVARFLGNLVSKHMPPASAGVRLLGPALAPISRIRGKTRWQLLLKGPTHAALAPLLGRVEAALGDVPNAVKVVIDVDPGAML, encoded by the coding sequence ATGGAACAGCAGCCCTTGTGGGACGACACGCGCATGGAGCCGGAGGAGGCCTCCTCCACCCGGGGTTCCATGGCCGTGCGCACGTCCGGTGCGAGGAGCCGCCGGGAACTGTCCGAGCGCGAAGGCGCCGCTACAGTGGGCGCCGCAGTGAGCGCACCCGTCCTGGCCTCCATCGCCGTTGGCCGCCCCGTTCGGGGCGAGTTCACCTATGCCGTGCCGGCGGAGCTCGCCGGCAACCTGGCCCCGGGCCAGCGCGTGCTGGTGCCCTTCGGCCGGGGCACGGCGCTGGGCTTCTACCTGGGGCCCGCGTCTCCTCCCGCCGACGAGACGGTGAAGCTCAAGCCCATCCAGCGCGTGCTGGAGGACTCGCCGTCGCTGCCCAGGGACCTCATCGCCCTGCTGCGCTTCGCGGCCGTGCACTACCGCCATCCGCTGGGCGAGGTCATCCGCGGCGCCCTGCCGCCCGGGCTGTCCAAGGCGGTGGACGAGAAGGAAGCCAGGCCGGACGTGCAGCACTTCGCGGTGGCGCTCGTCTCCGAGGTGCCGCCCGCGCTCACCCGCGCCCCCGCCCAGTCCGCCGCGCTCGCCTACCTCCTCGCCGTGGGAGGCAGCGCGCCGCTGGAGGAGGTGTCCCACGCGATTCCGGGCGCACGCGAGACGCTGAAGAAGCTGGCCGCGCGCGGCCTGGCGCGCATCGAAGAGAAGCAGCTGGAGGCCGGCGTGAAGGAGGGCCTCATCCAGGGCCGTCCCGACCGCCTCACCTCCGAGCAGGACGCCGCGGGCCTCGAGCTGCGCGCGGCCCTGGACGCGGGCGCCTTCCAGCCCTTCCTCCTGCACGGCGTCACCGGCAGCGGGAAGACGGAGGTGTACCTGCGCGCGGCGGAGCACACGCTGGCGCTGGGCAAGGGCAGCCTCATCCTGGTGCCGGAAATCGCGCTGACGCCGCAGTTGGTGGGCCGCTTCCGCAGCCGCTTCGGCGCGGAGGTGGCGGTGCTGCACTCGGGGCTGAAGGACCGCGAGCGGCTCTTCCACTGGCAGGCGCTGCGCCGGGGCGACGTGAAGATTGCCGTCGGCGTGCGCTCGGCGGTGTTCGCCCCGGTGGACAACCTGGGCCTCATCGTCGTGGACGAGGAGCACGACCCGTCCTTCAAGCAGGAGGACAAGCTGCGCTATCAGGCCCGCGACCTCGCCGTGGTGCGCGGCAAGCAGGCCGGGGCGGTGGTGGTGCTGGGCTCGGCCACGCCGTCGCTGGAGACGCTGGAGAACGTCAAGCGCGGGCGCTACCGGCTGCTGGAGCTGAAGAACCGGGTGGATGACCGGCCCATGCCCACCATCGAAATGGTGGACCTGCGCGTGGAGCGTCCCCGCGAGGGGATGGTGACGGAGGAGGCGCCCATCCTCAGCCCGCCGCTGCTGGCGGCCATGGAGGAGACGATTGGCCGCGGGCAGCAGGTCATCCTCTTCCTCAACCGCCGGGGCCACAGCACCGTGCTGCTGTGCGAGGTGTGCGGCCTGTCGCTCAAGTGCAGCGAGTGCGACGTGTGCCTTACGCACCACCGCTCGCAGAACCGGGTGGTGTGCCACTACTGCGGCCTGTCCATGCCGCTGCCGGACCGGTGCCTGGAGTGCACCGGCCCCATGCTCAAGCTGGGCATCGGCACCGAGAAGGTGGAAGCCGAGGTGCTGGAGCGCATCCCCACGGCGCGCGTGGCGCGGCTGGACAGGGACTCGGCGACCAGCGCGGAGCGGCTGACGGAGATGCTGGCCTCGTTCGCCCGCCGGGAGCTGGACGTGCTGGTGGGCACGCAGATGGTGGCCAAGGGGCATGACTTCCCCGGCGTGACGCTGGTGTGCGTCGTCATGGCGGACACGTCGCTGGCCATTCCGGACTTCCGCGCCGCGGAGCGCACCTTCCACCTGCTGACCCAGGTGTCCGGGCGCGCGGGGCGGGGCAAGGACCCGGGCAAGGTGCTGGTGCAGACCTACAACCCGGATGCCGAGCCGGTGAAGCGGGTGCTGGCCCACGACTTCGACGGCTTCGCCAGCCGGGAGCTGGAGTGGCGCCGCGCGCTGGCGTACCCACCCTTCTCGCGCATGGCGGCCATCCGCCTGGAGGGTGAGCACCCCGAGCAGACGGCCAGCGTGGCGCGCTTCCTCGGCAACCTGGTGTCGAAGCACATGCCCCCGGCCTCGGCGGGGGTGCGCCTGTTGGGGCCGGCGCTGGCGCCCATCTCCCGCATCCGGGGGAAGACGCGCTGGCAGCTCCTCCTGAAGGGGCCTACACATGCGGCGCTCGCTCCGCTGCTCGGCAGGGTGGAGGCGGCCCTGGGGGACGTCCCGAACGCGGTGAAGGTCGTCATCGACGTGGATCCGGGAGCCATGCTGTAG